Proteins encoded within one genomic window of Leptospira stimsonii:
- a CDS encoding sigma-54-dependent transcriptional regulator, translated as MKIFIADDEPEIRKSLKEILEDEGFEVETFSTGKSLLKQLKGERPSLILLDVWLGKEDGIVVLDECKKLYPTLPILMISGHGTIEIAVAATKKGAVDFLEKPLSIEKVLQAIENVVQPEEKNQNAEIKLEYDEILGNSPAIQKVKFAIAQAASTNARVFIYGENGTGKELVAKTIFMNSKRKDQPFVEMNCAAIPEELIESELFGFTKGAFTGATDSRIGKFEAANGGTLFLDEICDMSLSTQAKVLRILQEQRFEKLGSTETITVDVRIIAATNIPVEEAIRDGKFREDLYYRLNVIPITIPPLRERTSDIPLLVDYYIAKTLEENNLPPKKIESEAVSILQNHFWPGNIRELKNIMERLCIMTVGSTISANDARDALKGFKTANEMVELGDFRKAKEEFERQYIIKTLQTNEGNVTRTSRVLGIERSHLYRKMKSLNISSDQYTDG; from the coding sequence ATGAAAATTTTTATCGCTGACGACGAACCTGAAATCAGAAAATCTCTGAAAGAAATTTTAGAAGACGAAGGTTTCGAAGTCGAAACCTTTTCGACCGGAAAGTCTCTCCTCAAACAACTCAAAGGCGAACGACCGTCTCTCATTCTTCTCGACGTTTGGCTCGGCAAAGAAGATGGGATCGTAGTTTTGGACGAATGTAAAAAACTCTATCCGACCCTTCCGATTCTTATGATTTCCGGCCACGGTACGATTGAAATCGCCGTCGCCGCGACCAAAAAAGGAGCGGTGGATTTTTTAGAAAAACCTCTTTCCATCGAAAAAGTGCTTCAGGCGATCGAAAACGTCGTTCAACCCGAAGAGAAAAATCAAAACGCCGAAATCAAATTAGAATATGATGAGATACTAGGTAACTCTCCCGCGATCCAAAAAGTAAAATTTGCGATAGCGCAAGCCGCGTCCACGAACGCCCGCGTTTTTATCTACGGAGAAAACGGAACTGGAAAGGAACTCGTAGCCAAAACCATATTCATGAATTCAAAACGAAAGGATCAACCCTTTGTGGAAATGAACTGCGCGGCCATCCCGGAAGAGTTGATCGAATCCGAACTTTTCGGTTTTACCAAAGGCGCGTTTACCGGAGCTACGGATTCCAGAATCGGAAAATTCGAGGCCGCGAACGGAGGAACCTTATTTTTAGACGAGATCTGCGACATGTCGCTTTCGACTCAGGCGAAAGTATTACGAATCTTGCAAGAACAACGTTTCGAAAAATTAGGAAGCACTGAAACGATCACCGTCGACGTTCGAATCATTGCGGCGACCAACATTCCGGTCGAAGAAGCGATCCGAGACGGAAAATTTCGAGAAGACCTTTACTATCGCTTGAATGTGATTCCGATCACGATCCCTCCTTTGAGAGAAAGAACCTCCGACATTCCCTTACTCGTGGATTATTATATCGCTAAAACCTTGGAAGAAAACAACCTTCCACCGAAAAAAATCGAATCCGAAGCGGTCTCGATTCTTCAAAATCATTTTTGGCCAGGAAACATACGAGAACTCAAAAACATCATGGAACGACTTTGTATTATGACCGTGGGTTCTACGATCTCGGCAAACGACGCAAGGGACGCGCTAAAAGGTTTCAAAACGGCGAACGAAATGGTGGAACTCGGAGATTTCAGAAAGGCAAAAGAAGAATTTGAAAGACAGTATATTATAAAAACATTACAGACGAACGAAGGAAACGTTACAAGAACGTCCAGAGTTCTCGGAATCGAACGTTCCCATTTATACAGAAAGATGAAGTCGCTTAACATTTCTTCGGATCAATACACCGATGGATAA
- the priA gene encoding replication restart helicase PriA has translation MIYYAEVAFDLPIEEDTFTYEVPPGTKVGVRVHAKLRNREEEGIIVSVHQNEPNYKVLSVDKIIDKTPILLQEQIDLAHWMKDQYIASLGECIYKMIPAGRRQVKLESFPSDAEGKPVKLNEEQDVAYQNIVSTFGQTAVHLLFGITGSGKTEVYIHLIQKILESSDRSVILLVPEISLTFHIIRKLELIFPGQLAVLHSALKVSEKFKAYNELLTGKKRIAVGTRSAVFAPVSNVGLIIIDEDHDSSFKEHSSPRYHARQVAMQRCKTNNAVLVMGTATPSLEIYHLAKEGKIHLHTLTKRPEGVMPPTVRIVENQKESNVLSSELSFAIKQRLKKKEQVILLLNRRGYSPLIYSPATSSYVPCPNCTTNLCYHKKGTAICHLCGHTETLDSLEKRMGETLTLKGTGTQKLEENLLEAFPQTRVERLDQDSIQDRSLLNEVISRLLGGEIDILTGTQMIAKGLDASQVTLVGVLNAGIGLGLPDFRANERVFSLLTQVAGRAGRSKLKGEVLIETNAPDHPVIQMAMTQDYIQFYEWEIPVRKELFYPPFSRLIRIVSRSKEEGASLETIELVFHALKKFFPSKDTVLLGPAPCPFYRIDSNFRNHIILKTSSIQYWREIIKKEVRPLKLSKKVYLEIDFDPLDLV, from the coding sequence TTGATCTATTACGCCGAAGTAGCGTTCGATCTTCCGATCGAGGAAGACACGTTCACCTACGAGGTTCCCCCCGGTACAAAAGTTGGGGTTCGTGTTCACGCAAAGTTGCGCAATCGGGAAGAAGAGGGCATCATCGTTTCCGTTCACCAAAACGAACCGAACTACAAGGTTCTGTCCGTGGATAAGATCATCGATAAAACTCCGATTCTTCTCCAAGAACAGATCGACTTGGCGCATTGGATGAAGGATCAATACATCGCTTCTTTGGGAGAATGTATCTACAAGATGATTCCCGCTGGAAGAAGACAGGTCAAACTCGAAAGTTTCCCTTCGGACGCGGAAGGCAAACCCGTAAAACTGAACGAAGAACAAGATGTCGCTTATCAAAATATAGTTTCGACTTTCGGTCAAACTGCGGTTCATCTTCTGTTCGGAATCACAGGTTCCGGAAAAACGGAAGTCTACATTCATCTCATCCAAAAAATTTTGGAAAGTTCGGATCGATCCGTGATTCTTCTCGTTCCGGAAATCAGTTTGACCTTTCATATCATTCGAAAACTGGAACTCATCTTTCCGGGTCAACTCGCGGTATTACATTCCGCCCTGAAGGTTTCCGAAAAATTCAAGGCTTACAACGAACTTCTCACTGGCAAAAAAAGAATCGCTGTGGGCACAAGAAGCGCGGTATTCGCACCCGTTTCGAACGTGGGTCTGATCATCATAGACGAGGATCATGATTCTTCCTTCAAAGAACATTCGAGTCCGAGATACCATGCAAGACAAGTCGCGATGCAGAGATGCAAAACAAACAACGCTGTTCTCGTGATGGGAACCGCAACGCCCTCCTTGGAGATTTATCATCTCGCAAAGGAAGGAAAGATTCATCTTCATACACTCACCAAACGGCCCGAAGGTGTGATGCCTCCGACGGTTCGAATCGTGGAGAATCAAAAAGAATCCAACGTTCTCAGCTCGGAACTTTCCTTTGCGATCAAACAACGTTTGAAAAAAAAGGAGCAGGTGATTCTTCTTTTGAATCGAAGGGGTTACAGCCCTCTGATCTATTCTCCTGCGACATCGTCCTACGTTCCTTGTCCGAATTGTACGACCAATCTTTGTTATCATAAAAAAGGGACCGCGATCTGTCATCTCTGCGGCCACACAGAAACGTTAGATTCTCTTGAAAAGAGAATGGGGGAAACCCTGACTCTCAAAGGAACGGGAACCCAAAAGCTGGAGGAGAATCTTCTCGAAGCGTTTCCTCAGACTCGAGTCGAACGACTCGATCAGGATTCGATCCAGGATCGAAGTTTGTTAAACGAAGTCATATCCCGTCTTCTCGGGGGAGAAATAGACATTCTCACCGGAACCCAGATGATCGCAAAAGGTCTGGATGCGTCCCAAGTCACATTAGTCGGCGTTTTAAATGCGGGGATCGGCCTCGGTCTTCCGGACTTCAGGGCCAATGAAAGAGTCTTTTCGCTTTTGACACAAGTGGCAGGAAGGGCCGGACGATCGAAACTCAAAGGCGAGGTCCTCATAGAAACGAACGCTCCCGACCATCCGGTCATTCAGATGGCGATGACCCAAGACTATATTCAATTTTATGAATGGGAAATTCCGGTTCGAAAAGAATTGTTCTATCCGCCGTTCTCCCGTTTGATCCGAATCGTTTCGAGATCCAAAGAAGAGGGCGCGTCCTTGGAAACGATCGAACTGGTCTTCCACGCTCTTAAAAAATTTTTTCCTTCGAAAGATACGGTTCTGCTCGGCCCGGCTCCTTGCCCGTTCTATAGAATCGATTCCAATTTTCGAAATCATATCATTCTGAAAACTTCTTCGATCCAATATTGGAGAGAGATCATCAAAAAAGAAGTTCGTCCTTTGAAACTCTCTAAAAAAGTTTATCTTGAAATCGACTTTGATCCCTTAGATTTGGTGTAA
- the fmt gene encoding methionyl-tRNA formyltransferase produces the protein MKIGYFGTPEHSAELLKALIDSKIAEVLFVVTNPDRAKGRSRTPEHGPVKKIALEHGLPVFQYESIKKEKEQALQDFGSFPADLFIVFAYGSILPSEVFQHPPLGSINLHGSLLPDLRGASPVQTALWKGYTKSGITIQYITEKMDEGDIIASQEVDVTPEDDTGTLMDKITQAGIRTVLTLLREFDGKPFSATPQDSSQATYCGKIKAEDRILDWSLNAEDLHNRIRALFPDAVATTQFREKRLNILKTRISEFPAELPPAPGKLKRLDKKGLLTQCGDGRFLEILELQPENKNRMSSSDFLNGFRIQEGETFG, from the coding sequence ATGAAAATCGGATACTTTGGAACCCCGGAACATTCCGCAGAGCTCTTGAAAGCGTTGATCGACTCGAAGATCGCCGAAGTTCTTTTTGTAGTCACCAATCCGGATCGTGCCAAGGGAAGAAGCAGAACTCCCGAACACGGACCCGTAAAAAAAATCGCACTCGAACACGGACTTCCCGTGTTTCAGTATGAATCCATCAAAAAAGAAAAGGAACAAGCTCTTCAAGACTTCGGTTCCTTTCCGGCCGATCTCTTTATCGTCTTTGCTTACGGATCGATTCTTCCTTCCGAAGTTTTTCAACATCCGCCGCTTGGATCGATCAACTTACATGGTTCTTTACTTCCCGATCTTCGCGGAGCGTCTCCGGTGCAGACCGCGCTTTGGAAGGGTTATACAAAATCCGGAATCACGATCCAATACATCACAGAGAAGATGGACGAAGGAGATATCATCGCTTCCCAAGAAGTGGACGTAACGCCCGAGGACGATACGGGAACTCTCATGGACAAGATTACGCAAGCGGGAATCAGGACGGTTCTTACCTTACTTCGGGAATTCGACGGAAAACCGTTTTCAGCGACTCCGCAAGATTCTTCCCAAGCAACCTATTGCGGAAAGATCAAAGCGGAAGATAGAATTCTGGATTGGTCTTTGAACGCGGAAGATCTTCACAACCGAATCCGGGCGCTCTTTCCGGACGCGGTGGCGACGACTCAGTTCCGAGAGAAACGACTCAATATACTAAAAACCAGGATTTCCGAATTCCCTGCGGAACTTCCGCCTGCGCCTGGCAAATTGAAACGATTGGACAAAAAAGGCCTTCTTACGCAGTGTGGTGATGGTAGATTTTTGGAAATTCTGGAATTGCAACCGGAAAACAAGAACAGGATGTCCTCATCCGATTTTCTCAACGGTTTCAGAATCCAAGAAGGGGAAACATTCGGGTGA
- a CDS encoding PASTA domain-containing protein has product MNQEQIKEKYLPIGGYILFLAAGLLLFFSAAFLVVFVRTKSTAKVIVPDLVGKSYPEVHNELNRLQLKVRLENKRYPDKTDGIILYQSIRPGREIEAGSKIVLAVNTGVDRLLVPDVRGQSIDSARANLQKVLAGETYVELQIGGITYIEPQADQLPNTVIDQIPEPGKNTTSREKVFLLVTKAPSKTKEEFAPTSFQGASFPLVQKSLTRSGIKSRVEEIISTRVRTENGLIQSARMEGDEIRFKVFYFEPELAVESGYELFSYEVGDNGEYKAVVKPENQDVADVLTLPVSLKDGEKFQTVFYRKGSVKLTLLDATDSKVKSKSYESEL; this is encoded by the coding sequence GTGAATCAGGAACAAATCAAAGAGAAATACCTTCCGATCGGAGGTTATATCTTATTCTTAGCGGCTGGTCTTTTATTATTCTTCAGCGCCGCATTCTTAGTCGTATTCGTTAGAACCAAAAGTACAGCGAAGGTGATCGTTCCCGATCTGGTCGGAAAGTCTTATCCCGAAGTTCACAACGAACTCAATCGCCTTCAGTTGAAGGTGCGTCTAGAAAACAAACGGTATCCGGACAAAACGGACGGAATCATTCTCTATCAATCCATTCGTCCGGGAAGAGAAATCGAAGCCGGAAGTAAAATTGTTCTCGCGGTCAACACGGGAGTGGATCGACTTCTTGTTCCCGACGTCCGTGGACAGTCCATTGATTCCGCAAGAGCCAATCTGCAAAAAGTTCTCGCCGGAGAAACGTACGTAGAATTACAAATCGGTGGGATCACTTATATCGAACCACAAGCCGACCAACTTCCAAACACGGTCATCGATCAAATCCCGGAACCGGGGAAGAATACGACCTCTCGAGAAAAAGTATTCTTACTCGTGACCAAGGCGCCTTCCAAAACAAAAGAAGAATTTGCACCGACTTCTTTTCAAGGCGCTTCCTTTCCTCTCGTTCAAAAAAGCTTAACTCGTTCCGGAATCAAAAGTAGGGTAGAAGAAATCATCAGCACAAGAGTTCGCACTGAAAACGGACTCATTCAATCTGCGAGAATGGAAGGAGACGAGATTCGTTTTAAAGTATTCTACTTCGAACCGGAACTCGCGGTCGAAAGCGGATACGAACTTTTCTCTTACGAGGTTGGAGACAACGGAGAATACAAGGCGGTCGTCAAACCGGAAAACCAAGACGTGGCCGATGTCCTCACGCTTCCGGTGAGTCTCAAAGACGGAGAAAAGTTTCAGACCGTATTCTATAGAAAAGGAAGCGTAAAGTTGACACTTCTCGACGCAACCGATTCCAAAGTAAAATCCAAATCCTACGAGAGCGAACTTTGA
- the rpe gene encoding ribulose-phosphate 3-epimerase, protein MKISASILATKLTELGKTVPDYDPSAIDLMHMDVMDGNFVPQISFGEALSKEVKALTSIPLDVHLMVSKPENHVSKYYELSPYCITFHIETTDFPVRLAQEIKSHGTKVGVSLNPGTTVSSLENVLPYIDLILLMTVEPGFYGQKFIVNGMEKIRKAKELIGSRPIELEVDGGVNDTNIQELKKNGVDIVVVGAGLYKTGNPVENAKHLKSLAKS, encoded by the coding sequence TTGAAAATTTCCGCATCCATCTTAGCTACAAAACTCACGGAACTCGGAAAGACCGTTCCCGATTACGATCCTTCCGCGATCGATCTCATGCACATGGACGTCATGGACGGAAACTTCGTTCCTCAGATCAGCTTCGGAGAAGCCCTGAGCAAGGAAGTAAAAGCACTCACTTCGATTCCTTTGGATGTGCATCTTATGGTTTCCAAACCGGAAAACCACGTTTCCAAATACTACGAACTGAGTCCCTATTGTATTACGTTTCATATCGAAACCACCGATTTTCCGGTGCGTTTGGCTCAGGAAATCAAATCCCACGGAACCAAGGTGGGAGTTTCTCTGAATCCCGGAACGACCGTTTCTTCTTTGGAAAACGTTCTTCCTTATATCGATTTGATTCTTCTCATGACCGTGGAACCTGGATTTTACGGGCAAAAGTTTATCGTGAACGGAATGGAAAAAATCCGCAAAGCGAAAGAACTCATCGGTTCCAGACCGATCGAACTCGAAGTGGACGGCGGAGTCAACGATACCAATATCCAAGAGCTCAAGAAGAATGGGGTGGACATCGTAGTGGTTGGGGCTGGACTTTATAAAACCGGAAACCCGGTGGAGAACGCGAAACATCTCAAATCCCTGGCAAAATCCTAA
- the rpsP gene encoding 30S ribosomal protein S16: protein MVKLRLQRTGTKHDPHYRIVAADSRAPRDGKFVDIVGHYHPAQIKEQTTFHKEKILTWLKNGAQPTGTVLNLFKSAGIWAEYKTTLKK, encoded by the coding sequence TTGGTAAAGCTTAGATTACAAAGAACTGGAACCAAACACGACCCTCATTATAGAATTGTTGCCGCGGATAGCAGAGCGCCGAGAGACGGAAAATTCGTAGATATCGTTGGTCACTACCATCCAGCACAAATCAAAGAACAGACTACCTTCCATAAGGAAAAAATTCTTACTTGGCTGAAAAACGGAGCGCAACCTACAGGAACCGTTTTGAACCTGTTTAAGAGCGCTGGAATTTGGGCTGAATACAAAACAACCCTGAAGAAGTAA
- a CDS encoding KH domain-containing protein: protein MEELLKYIVASLVEFPEEIVIREIEGEEQNIIELRVSPKDVGKVIGKNGRIAKSLRAILTAASVKAGKNFSLEIID from the coding sequence ATGGAAGAATTGCTGAAGTACATCGTTGCTTCTCTTGTTGAATTTCCCGAAGAAATCGTAATTCGGGAAATCGAAGGAGAAGAACAGAACATCATCGAACTTCGCGTTTCCCCAAAAGACGTGGGAAAAGTAATCGGTAAGAACGGTCGTATTGCAAAGTCCCTGCGCGCGATTCTTACTGCGGCTTCCGTAAAAGCAGGAAAAAACTTCTCGCTCGAAATCATTGA